In the Dictyostelium discoideum AX4 chromosome 6 chromosome, whole genome shotgun sequence genome, TGAcagtatttaataatttcattatcaatttttttattttgtaaagtGAAACCTTCAtcacaataacaataataaagtaTGTTATAATCAATTCCATTCTCTATAAAGTGATTTGTAGTTAAATTACATTTTGCATAACCACAatctatttgaaaatttttaatataacatGTATCAATTTCACATTGCGTACCATTGAATTTATAACCTTCTTTACAAGTACAATTATAACCTTTTACTATATTATCAGTATTTTCACATTCTCCATTCCCACCACATAcatttaaataacaataatctttatctatttaaaaataaatataaaataaaataaaataagtttttaaaataaaataataaaataataattaaataatttaataataaaaatacttaCATTGACATAAGGTACCATAAAAACCCAATGGACATATATCACTACCATAATCCCATGTAAAAACATTAATTGAACCATTCAAACAATTAAATGATGTTGTTGCTGAAGTatgatttaattgtattGAAGTTGAATTGAagattgtggttgttgtgattaaatttggtgaattATTTAGTGAACAagtgaaaatatttaaaaaatgattttcatttgtaaatgataaaatcattgaattaaattcaattgaattttcacCACAATTACCAATTTGATagaattgaattgaattatcttgttttaatttacatGAACCCAAtgttaaactttttttgaaaattttttgatatcCCCATGATAAAGTAATCCAATCAATTGGGCATGGGGAATATATTTTTGAGTTTCcataaatttgattatattcataaaaatttttatttttatttaaacccttttggaaaaaaaaaaaaaaaaaaaaaaaaaaaaaaaaaaaactttgtcaacaaaaaaaaaaaaaaaaattaaaaaaaagtaataataaaaaaagtaataattaatatttaccaATCCACtaccaaaataaatattaccTTTGTGACaaatatttgataatgaataaTATTCATTTGGGCATGAATATTCTATTGCAGTTgcataattaaaaataattaaaactattaaaataaataacttcatttttttttttgaagaaataataataataataataataatttacaaaaaaaaaacaataaaataagaaaaaaattaactaaaaaaaaaaaaaaaaaaataagaaaaaaaaatacaaaaatggCCAAAAacgaataaaaataaaatatatcaaaaatataaaaaaaaaaaaaatttaaagatatctaaataaaaatataatatgaaataaataaaaaaataaaaataaaaactactACCTATctaaatgaatatttaatttaaatatttcttttttttttattttttattttttttttattttttttttttcctatttttatttattgtacaACTACATAAATTTTAGTTCCAATTGCTGTGACTATAAATGTTTGTTCTGAAAATGAAACTATATAAATAGGaattgtttgttgttgttgttgttgttgttattgttataattaGTAAAATTGAACTCCTATTGGTATATATATAAcgactaaaaataatactaaataaacaattgaatgaaaataataataataataaatacctgtcattcttttaaattcttgattatttgaagatGTAATTTTATTGACGTCGTGTAACATTGAAATAATGGTGCTTgcaaattctttattattatagaaaCTTTCTTGTAAAATACCTGAAgcctatattattatcacaatcatcattatcatgatttattatgaatattataatttaaaacatatAAGAATATGTCCcgataaatgaaattaagttagtagaaaaaaaaaaaaaaaaaaaaaaaacccctaAATATAAGAAAGTTGTGTGTGTAGGATATTATACTTACACTTGAAATTGATCCATCTTGTTCAATAGTTAATGAacctttaaaatcttttaaaatatctggTGCGCTCattgtatttatatatatattatgttGGAAAtgttattttgattttaatttatttgtttttttttttttttatgaaagttcgattgaaaaaaaaaaaaaaaaaaatttaaaaaaaaaaaaaaaaaaaaaaatttatttttatttttattttttttattttttatattttttattttttatttcacaTATTGtgtaaccaaaaaaaaaacaaaataaaaataagaaaaataaaaaagaaataaacaaataaattttaaacttttgcacttttatttattttttttttttttttttctaattaattgaattgaatttttaatttatcatcaaaaagattatcattatttgatattgatttgaaattataatttaataaagaaatgatatttaaaatttgttgatttttaatatttgaaattattaatggttgaagatttaaattaaattttttaatttgatttgtattttccattttagtaattaaatttgaaatttctatattatataatttcaatgaatcaataaataaaattttattaccattattattattattattattattattattattattattattattattattattattattattattactattattataattattaatttttaattttgaaaaccATAAATTATCTCTATCATGATAATAGtttttactaatattatcatcttcacttaatttaattattgaataaaaaattaaattaattaaaagatgaTGTTTTATTTCTTGagaataattttcatttaataaaattaaattcatataaaataaatctcTAAATTTACAAGAAttgtaaattatatttaatatattatcacAAACCCATtttgaatcattttcaataacataacataattttttagaaatttgaTAAGGCGaaccaaattcattaaaaaattcttttgaattgaaattaaCCACACTTGAAGGTTTTAAATTacattctaaaaataaataatttaatatactttctttaatattataaaaattatttaataatttagaaatattataattttgttctattaaaattgatgataCTGATGATActgatgatattgatgatggcactgatgatgatactgatgatgatgttggtttaaaaaataattttataaaatttaaatcatcaatataaaaataatatctagattctaaattttttaaaattaaataatgataaattaatggattattaattaaaaatacttgACTAATTACATGTGAACCAATAAGACTAGGTTGTAAATCACTATAGTTTAAAGgtttaccaccactacttATAATACTAtcaattattgttttaaaaattataaaacctTGATAAccttcattttttaaatttggaatATATCTTATTAAATTTCTAAGTTGGAATGCCGATGGccataatgatttaaaattactaagtatataattaaatattaataaatttgaagtgTTAACAGAGGTTTCTAAAATTGTTATTAacaaatttgaatttttaaataatgaaattgatttttcaataaataaatgcaaagattttaaatcattaaaaaataaatccaaATATTTATAAGTACCAGTATTCATtgaaaaatttgtaaattgaatagttttataattttcaaaattattaaaaaggaattcaacaattgataattttgaatcgaaatgaattggttttaaagaaactttatcatttaatgttggttcatttgaaatgaaatctaatacaaatttcaaataattacaatcaaataatttctttgtaatattaaaaaatattaaatcccaatttaatttatgaaattcaattttattattattttcaattaaaaatttaaattcttgaAATGTTGGtgaataattaaatcttaataatgaaattataatattatcattattataatttattaaattaaaattaaaattaataatttctaaattactattaattattaaacgACTGATATCTTTAGTATTGTTAACGGAAGTACTACTTGTTAAATGGAAACCATTAATTCTAAATTGATTTtgtgatgaatttgaatttttccaaaaataatttaaaatttggaaatcCAAAAACTTTgtattttgttgtttaatGTAAGGTAATGGATAATTTCCATTGAATTGTTTTGATAGGTAATcagattttaaaatgattttagcCAATTCAAGATTAGAGTGAATGAAAGAAATACCAATTAAAAGACAACTTAAATTATCTACAATTTTATCATAGGGTGCTGTGAATGGTAGTTGAAATTTAACTAAATGAATTTCgagatcaattaaataatttactaaataatttaaataaaccaagttattactttttaatgatttaattaaaacttcAATCGCTTGAACAAATGTGAGTTCAAAATTGtgatatttaatttcatttttgaaaatttctaaattattatcacaaTCGATTGAAGTTTTATAACCATCTTTATTAATCATTGGATCGCCACCCCATctataaaattttgaatattttattgGTTCTCTAAATTcataaattttttcattcattaagaatttataaatttctaaattaCCACTTTTTGCTgaactttttaaaacaaattttttaaatatttgaaattgaaattttgaattattataaacttttaaaaatctattaAATCCTAATTCTTTATAAGATAATAGTgctttaaaatcttttttatcattaaattgGAACATTGATACAAATTTCCAATACTTTTCTCTATTAAATATTACaacattataataaaattcgaataaataatcaaataatttaaataatttttttgataataattctttaattgaaaaatcatatgatctttttaattcttttttaatttcataaattttataaaattcattttcattattatcatcatcatcatctaaatattcaaatctaacaaatttaaatattttatttgaaattacaatattattaaaaacttttttatataatatataattattattattgttattattcattttatttataatgtttaaaataaaaaaaataaaaaaataaaaaaatttgataaaaatctatttgagtgaaaaaaaaaaaaaaaaaaaaaaaaatctaaaaaaaaaaaaataagaaataaataagaaaaaaaaaaaaaagataaaacaattatcttctataaattttttaattttatttaattttattttattattttttttttattattattattatttattattattattattattaagttCTATAATGAGAATTTGCTTTAACATAATCAACTGTTAAATCACAAGTCCACATAGTATAATTTTgattaccattatttaaatcaacaattatactaatatctttatttgataataatttggcagctttttcatcatcttttGGAGTTGGTTGACCATCTTTAAGGAATTGCATTGCAATGAGAGGATCATTCTTTTGACCGATACCAATATTATCACCATAACCAGATGCGAACCAcattgaaatatttgaagGTACAACACCATCAGCACCACTATAACCAACAGCGGCTAAAACTCTACCCCAATTTGCATCTTCACCATACATTGCTGTCTTTACCAATGAAGAGGTTGCAATTGAATTTGCAATGATTTTACCATCCTTTTCGGTTTTAGCACCTCTAACTACCACACTGATGAACTTGGTTGCACCTTCAGCATCTCTGACGATCATTTGAGCCAATTCAGTTGCACATTCTCTCATTGCTTtctctaataataaatactCTTTGGAATTGGTTGAATCAATTCTCTTGTTACCTGCCAAACCATTTGAAAATACTGCAACCGTATCATTGGTACTCAtatcaccatcaacattAATACTATTGAATGAATAATCAATTGAATGTTTTAATGCACTCTTTAATGCTTCCTCACTAATATCTGCATCTGTACAAAGTGTACATAACATTGTTGCCATATTTGGATGAATCATACCTGCTCCTTTGCAAATACCTGTAATATTAACTTGTTTACCTTgaatttcaatttgtttttgaacTAATTTTGGTACTTTATCTGTTGTCATAATTGCTTTTGCTgcctttgaaaaaaaaataaaaaaaaataaaaaaaattattaataataaatatatatatatatatatatatatatatatatatatatatataatttataattaaatacatACTGATAACCaatcatcttttaaattttcagaTGCTTTTGTAATACCAAGTTCAACTTTTTTCATATCTAATTGTTGACCAATAATACCAGTTgactttaataataaaaataaaagttaataattaatttataaattttaaatatatataaatatttacttACCATTACTAATGATTGTTGTTTTGCATTTACCAATTttgaagataaaaaagaCATTGTTTGAGCATTTTTTTCACCTTCTGGACCTGTACAAGCATTAGCACCACcactatttataattaaagatTGGAAACCAGTGTTTTTATGTTTCTCTATTAATGACTTGCTTAATAAAACTGGTGCTGCTTTAACTTTATTCTCTGTAAATACTGCTGCAACATTACATTCTTTCTCTGAATGAATTAAACAAATATCTAATGCTCCACTCTTTTTTAATCCGCATGCATATGTACCAGTTTTAAATCCTtttggtgatgttgttgtctttttttattttttttttttttttatttttttttttttttaatcccaaataaaaaaaaataaaaaaataaataaataaataaataaataaataaataaatttttattttattattgttattatttttgataataaataagttttattattatttttattatatattttaaaataaaatttacaaaataattttttgaaataaaataaataaaataaaataaaataaaaataaatgattttcaacaatttacattttttatagTACTATAATGTCTTAAAAAAGAAGTAGTTGTTGagttttgaaataattttttattaactatATTTGAAaacatgtttttttttttttttttttttatattatattattgtttttattttttttttttttttattttttttttttttttttatatgaaaactTGAAGTTATGTgtattgaattaataattttttaaaaaaaaaaaaaaaaaaaaaaaaaatgtgaaaaaaaaaaaaagtaaaaaataaaaaaaaaaaaaaaaaagattagtGGAAGTgcgataaaaaaaatatcaatggACCAGAAAAgccaattttattttttttttattttttttttatttttttttatttttttttatataagaaaataaaaatataaaaaaataaaaaaatttaaaaaaatttaaaaaaatcttcaATTATTTGTCACTTGTGCAATAAGCCGTGTGCGGCTTCATCGCcgaaattttttcaaaaaccaaatttttttttttacttttgtttatacaaatatttccattaaatttttaatttggtttttaatttttttattccaaaccaataataaaataaaattaaaaaaaaaaaaaaaataatagaaaaaataaaaaataaaaatataatcacAAAAATTACAATCATTTGAATCGCAATCACAAATACCGACatcaaaaaatttgtttctttttttttttttttttttttttttttttttatttaataaaaaaaaaaatataaaataaaataatcaacTTATAATTTTaaggttattattttttggtaaaagccgaaaatgaaaaaaaaaataaaaaataaaaaattattgtttatttcacagaaaaaaaattgcatgatcatttttttttttttagaaaagtGAAAAagacaataaaaaaatgaaaaaataaaaaaataaaaataaaaaaaaacaaattaaaataattaaaataattaattacaaaaaatgttaaatttgcattttttttaattttgtaagATTTACCTAAAAAATCAACATTGGCCtcccaaaaattaaataattttcaaaaaaaaaaaaaaataataattaaaaaaaattaaaatttatttttttattttttttttttcgagcaataaaatttttttttttttattttttttttaatagatgTGTGACATCataccattttatttttcatttcacttttttttgtaaaaatttgtatatataaaaaaaaaaatcaaacaaaataataatataaataaaaatgagtAATCAAAGAGTTTTATATTGGCCAGAGAcctataataatataaaagaaCTTGGTAGAGGTGTTAGTGGTGTTGTTTATAAAGCATCACATAAGAAAACAGGTCAAATTGTAGCTATAAAATTAGTTGATATGAAACAAAGTAAAATTTCAACAGAGTAtgttttcaattaaaaaaaataaaaataattataaaataaaaaaaaagttaaaaataataataataataaaaaaaaaaaaaaatatatatatatatattttagaCAAATTCAAGGTGAAATTAGAGCattattaacattaaatCCAGAGAATGAAAGAAcacatataaatattataaaattaattcaatgtTTTGTAAGTAcctaatataatttaaattttaaaatttaatataaaaaaatccaaattttaatttttttttaagatacATAAAACTACagcaatttttatattagaATATGTTGATGGTGGAACATTAGAAGATTTTATGTATAGTTTTGAAAGAGGTATgccattatcattaataagTCATTGTTTATATCAATCAGTGAATGCAATTGAATATATGAATTCAAAGAAATGTTCACATCGTGATATTAAACCGGCAAATATATTAATGTTAAGAAATCGtaaaccaaaattaaaacagcagagtgaacaacaacaacaagaggATGGTGGATATATTAGATATAGTGGacaatttcaattggaaCCATCATCACAagagaataataattatcaatttgaTCCAGACGAATTACCAATTCTTAAAGTTACAGATTATGGGTACGCATCGATTAGTGGTAATGATAGTGCAGAGATTCATTCGACATTGGCAGGCTCACCACTTTATATGGCACCAGAGATTATACATATTATATTATCACCCTTTTTAGAGCCTGGTACTGGTAAACTATCAGCTGACAGTTCCGAAGGTTACAATCCTTTGTTAGTCGATGTTTGGGCAATTGGTGCAGTAGCATTCAGATTAATAACGggtgatgatttaattagtGTAATCtttccaaatttaaatcaaactaCTGTTTTAGCTGCTTTGGTTAATTTAGCGAAAATGATCGATAATGGTGATTTCCAAAAGGGTTTAGATAGTATACCCAATGAAATTCGTAAATATGGTCTTGTTGATCCTGATATTGAATTGGGTATTTCTTTTATCACATCTTTACTTCAATTAGATCCAAAGAAAAGATTGCCATTAAAAGAAACTTTAAATCATCCTTTCCTTGCAAAAGGTAAATTATCTTTTACTCAAACTTTAAACCAACattataaagataataaagatgTTTTAGGTTCAATTGTACCTTcagatatttcaaattttttaaatcaaaatcaacaacaacaacaacaacaacaaaaatcattttcaacttCATCATTACCACAAGTTAATCATAATAAtgatactaataataataataataataataataataataataataataataataataataataataataataataataataataataataatgaaaaagataaagataatcaatcaaataattcatcatcatcttcttcatcatcatcaccaccatcaccaacaatttcaaaatcatcaccatcatcattatcatcatcattatcaccatcatcatcaactgaTGATTTACCAAAAGCAATGAAATGGTCATCATCAGTTAAACCACCtaagaaatcaaattttGCTCCAACCTTTTTATCACATCAAAGAAGTGATAAGATAACCTTATTTCCAAAActtttaccaccaccaactaaAGATGCACCACCATTAGAAACAATGAATTGGAGAAGTCCACCAGTTGAAGTTGGTGATAGTATCACTTGGACAACATTAACACAAGATGCTATATTTCAAGTTCAATTTAGTGTTTTAACTTCATTCCTAAAGGTAATCTCTGCTTCAAATTCTTATCAATTCCGTATTATCACCTCTTTAACAAAGGTACCATTAGAAATCGCTGTTTCAAATCATAAAGATACTATCCTTTATATGTATAATATTGTAAAATCAGTTATTGCACCTCAATTAATTTCACTTTCCAATGCTTTCgatgaaaattcaattcgTTCTGTATTAGCTGCTATCCTTTATCAAATTGGTACTGAAACTGAACAAGCTGAAATTGCAAATTGTTGGActttagtttaaaaaaaaaaaataaataaataaaaaaaaagaaataaataaaaaaaaagaaataaataaacatttaaaaaataaaaaaaagtaataataatattttaaataataaaatgaaaaaaaaaagattttaaactttaaattttcttaattgtttaattctatttgatagaattattaaaaactaatttaaaaatatctttatttttttttttttttttttttaaaaaaacacaataTTTACTTTAACCTAACTGTTTGCTTCTGCTGTTGGcttgtttctttttcttttgtttttcaaatttttttttttttttttttttttttttttgggctTCTATATGAAGAATTTACAAAATGAATTGGAGGAGTGCAGCATTTACAACCCTTTGAGACAATgatctttattttcaacttTACAATTTTTCCTAAACAACTAAGATGATCTTTCCTTTCatgctttttttttgtataacACTAATACCTCTCGATAGAATGTTCAACCATTTAAATGTATGcatataaatttttgattttttcttttataactttccattttttttccattttttttctcacatttttttttaattttgccttaataaaatgtatttaattaaaaaaagtctCTTTTTTAATGtcatttttaactttttttaataataataattataaaaactaaTGAATTCAAAAACACtctaaaattcaattattttgtttggaaaaaccaattttgtttgaaaaaaaaaaatgattaaaaaagaattatcaaattatattcaaaattatataataaaaattatagtcaaatatataaattcaGAAAAAAGTAGATTGGAtgataatcaatttaaagattataataaatttaaaaataaaattgaaaaattaatagaatCAATAGCATTGGTTTGTTGGAGATGGTTTGAAAatgtttcaaaaaatttaaatgtttcaattgattatgattgtttaaaaaacaataatgataataataataataaagaaaaatatttaattattaaaccaaataatattaatattttaaagattaGTAGagaaaaattttcatttattcaaggtaattccaatttttttattccaccaaaaagaaaatatttaattgaattggaacaatttttaaaagaattaaatgataatattaaattattaaaaaatttaaatcaaattttaattgataataatgattttggtataaatataaataatgaatataaaagttttgaaaaaagtttattatatttattaattaaaagaattaaaagatataaaatattaaataaaaatagtagtaattgtaatgaagaaattaaaattgaaattaaaattggattatcattattaacaccattaatgattataaaaccactattaaatgatttaataatagttaatggtggtggt is a window encoding:
- the argJ gene encoding N-acetylglutamate synthetase, giving the protein MFSNIVNKKLFQNSTTTSFLRHYSTIKNTTTSPKGFKTGTYACGLKKSGALDICLIHSEKECNVAAVFTENKVKAAPVLLSKSLIEKHKNTGFQSLIINSGGANACTGPEGEKNAQTMSFLSSKLVNAKQQSLVMSTGIIGQQLDMKKVELGITKASENLKDDWLSAAKAIMTTDKVPKLVQKQIEIQGKQVNITGICKGAGMIHPNMATMLCTLCTDADISEEALKSALKHSIDYSFNSINVDGDMSTNDTVAVFSNGLAGNKRIDSTNSKEYLLLEKAMRECATELAQMIVRDAEGATKFISVVVRGAKTEKDGKIIANSIATSSLVKTAMYGEDANWGRVLAAVGYSGADGVVPSNISMWFASGYGDNIGIGQKNDPLIAMQFLKDGQPTPKDDEKAAKLLSNKDISIIVDLNNGNQNYTMWTCDLTVDYVKANSHYRT